From one Chthonomonadales bacterium genomic stretch:
- a CDS encoding NAD(P) transhydrogenase subunit alpha: protein MDSLITSLYVFVLATFLGFEVIRRVSPLLHTPLMSLTNAISAISLVGSIVILGEQRSTLSTVLGALAVTASTINLVSGFLITDRMLKMFRKRENRPQ, encoded by the coding sequence ATGGATTCCCTCATCACGAGCCTCTACGTGTTTGTGCTTGCCACCTTCCTGGGCTTCGAAGTGATCCGGCGCGTGTCGCCGCTGCTGCACACGCCGCTCATGTCGCTGACGAACGCCATCTCCGCCATCAGCCTGGTCGGGTCTATCGTCATCCTCGGCGAGCAGCGCAGCACGCTCAGCACGGTCTTGGGCGCGCTCGCGGTGACGGCCTCCACCATCAACCTGGTGAGCGGCTTCCTGATCACCGACCGAATGCTGAAGATGTTCCGCAAGCGCGAGAATCGGCCCCAATGA